A single region of the Streptomyces sp. NBC_00236 genome encodes:
- a CDS encoding Lrp/AsnC family transcriptional regulator, giving the protein MRLNDLDERIVHALAEDARRSYADIGAIIGLSAPAVKRRVDRLRAEGAITGFTVRVDPAALGWQTEGFIEIYCSKNTPPEAIKQGLARYPEIASASTVTGDADAIVQVFAADMRHFEQVLERIAGEPYIERTKSVLVLSPLLRRYPSGSPA; this is encoded by the coding sequence GTGCGACTGAACGACCTCGACGAACGCATCGTCCACGCCCTCGCCGAAGATGCCCGGCGCTCCTATGCCGACATCGGTGCGATCATCGGGCTCTCCGCGCCCGCGGTGAAGCGCCGGGTGGACCGGCTGCGCGCCGAGGGCGCCATCACCGGCTTCACCGTACGAGTGGACCCGGCGGCCCTCGGCTGGCAGACCGAGGGATTCATCGAGATCTACTGCAGCAAGAACACCCCGCCGGAAGCCATCAAGCAGGGGCTCGCCCGGTATCCGGAGATCGCTTCCGCCTCCACGGTGACGGGCGACGCCGATGCGATCGTGCAGGTCTTCGCGGCTGACATGCGCCACTTCGAGCAGGTCCTCGAACGGATCGCGGGCGAGCCGTACATCGAGCGCACCAAGTCGGTGCTCGTGCTCTCACCGCTGCTCCGCCGATACCCCTCGGGCTCGCCGGCGTAG
- a CDS encoding Repetin encodes MTRSTHRRARFSAIGAALILTAGAAGSAVASGGHTPGSGGKDLFREAAALTGSAKLYRPGHDISFSFDAHLAAKDNMAPDKAFGTFRFSHRFPDGTSGYAEVRVDCLVTGGKVAVVTGVITATDLDNKGERVGVTVHDLGKHDRLGYSWVGADEGLEVPRCLSSAPFEKVRAGTGDLKVLPWIPEYEE; translated from the coding sequence ATGACCCGCAGCACACACCGCCGCGCAAGGTTCTCCGCGATCGGAGCGGCGTTGATTCTCACCGCCGGAGCTGCCGGATCGGCGGTGGCCTCCGGCGGCCACACCCCGGGGTCCGGCGGAAAGGACCTGTTCCGGGAAGCCGCCGCTCTGACCGGAAGCGCGAAGCTCTACCGCCCCGGGCACGACATCTCGTTCTCCTTCGACGCCCATCTCGCGGCAAAGGACAACATGGCCCCGGACAAGGCGTTCGGGACGTTCCGCTTCAGTCACCGGTTCCCGGACGGTACCTCGGGCTACGCCGAGGTACGGGTGGACTGCCTGGTGACCGGGGGCAAGGTGGCCGTCGTGACCGGCGTCATCACGGCCACTGATCTGGACAACAAGGGCGAGCGCGTCGGAGTGACCGTCCACGACCTCGGCAAGCACGATCGCCTCGGTTACAGCTGGGTGGGCGCCGACGAGGGCCTGGAGGTACCGAGGTGCCTGAGCTCGGCCCCGTTCGAGAAGGTCCGTGCCGGCACGGGCGACCTCAAGGTGCTGCCGTGGATTCCGGAGTACGAGGAGTGA
- a CDS encoding carbon-nitrogen hydrolase family protein, whose translation MPPLRTALLQSSGTPGSVARNIEVLESAAARAAASGARLLVCPEMFLTGYAVGDDVPRLAEAADGPAARAVAEIAARHGIAVHYGYPERDGDILYNAAQLIGPDGTALAHYRKTHLFGDFEERWFTPGDRPVVQAELDGLRIGLLICYDVEFPENVRAHALAGTDLLLVPTALMHPFPFVAESVVPVRAFENQLYIAYVNRTGTEGPFEFVGMSGLAGPDGTVRARAGRGEELVIGDVDPGLLTASRAGNPYLRDRRPGLYGSLV comes from the coding sequence ATGCCGCCGCTGCGCACCGCCCTGCTCCAGAGCTCCGGAACTCCGGGCTCGGTGGCCCGGAACATCGAAGTACTGGAGAGCGCCGCGGCCCGCGCCGCGGCGAGCGGTGCACGACTGCTCGTCTGCCCCGAGATGTTCCTGACCGGGTACGCGGTCGGGGACGACGTGCCCCGCCTGGCCGAAGCCGCCGACGGACCCGCCGCCCGGGCCGTCGCCGAGATCGCCGCACGGCACGGGATCGCCGTCCACTACGGCTACCCGGAGCGTGACGGCGACATCCTGTACAACGCCGCACAGCTCATCGGGCCCGACGGGACCGCGCTCGCCCACTACCGCAAGACCCACCTCTTCGGCGACTTCGAGGAGCGGTGGTTCACGCCAGGGGACCGGCCGGTCGTCCAGGCCGAGCTCGACGGCCTCCGTATCGGCCTCCTGATCTGCTACGACGTCGAGTTCCCGGAGAACGTACGCGCCCACGCGCTCGCCGGAACCGATCTCCTGCTGGTCCCGACCGCGCTGATGCACCCCTTCCCGTTCGTCGCGGAGTCCGTCGTGCCGGTCCGCGCCTTCGAGAACCAGCTCTACATCGCCTACGTCAACCGGACCGGCACCGAAGGCCCCTTCGAGTTCGTCGGAATGAGCGGTCTGGCCGGCCCCGACGGCACGGTCCGCGCCCGCGCCGGACGGGGCGAGGAACTCGTCATCGGCGATGTCGACCCCGGCCTCCTGACCGCCTCCCGGGCGGGCAACCCCTATCTCCGCGACCGCCGCCCCGGTCTGTACGGCTCCCTCGTCTGA